A genomic window from Rattus norvegicus strain BN/NHsdMcwi chromosome 9, GRCr8, whole genome shotgun sequence includes:
- the NMS gene encoding neuromedin-S precursor gives MKHPFPQFPPILVIYCFCMLQIPSSGASPPLAGPPDGLDAVDPERLAHFLNQRETCSNQPKESRDVYKRFLFHYSRAWKSTHPVNSEFAPVHPLMRLAAKLPSRRMKRLPRLLHTDSRMATIDFPKKDPTTSLGRPFFLFRPRNGRYTDKVQ, from the exons ATGAAACATCCGTTCCCTCAGTTCCCTCCAATCCTGGTCATCTACTGCTTCTGTATGCTACAGATCCCCTCCTCAG GAGCTTCTCCACCTTTAGCTGGTCCTCCTGATGGTTTGGATGCTGTGGACCCAGAG CGACTGGCACACTTTCTGAACCAGAGGGAAACATGTTCTAACCAACCtaag GAAAGCCGGGATGTATACAAAAGG TTTTTATTTCACTACTCCCGAGCTTGGAAGTCGACACATCCAGTTAACTCCGAG TTTGCTCCCGTCCATCCATTGATGCGCCTGGCCGCCAAGCTTCCCAGCAGAAGGATGAAAAGACTACCGCGATTgctgcacaca GATTCCAGGATGGCTACTATAGACTTCCCTAAGAAG GATCCTACCACCAGCTTGGGGCGGCCATTTTTCCTTTTCAGG